From the Microplitis mediator isolate UGA2020A chromosome 6, iyMicMedi2.1, whole genome shotgun sequence genome, one window contains:
- the LOC130670472 gene encoding uncharacterized protein LOC130670472, whose translation MVTALVNIIDKNKRPIRCKTLLDTAATSNLITERLATSLNLPKQKCSLAVGGLGDIQTSTSFKITATIQSRYSNFEKTLEFFSVPEITKQDPVNYIDKTKIPISNKIKLADPTFNIPSNIDLLIGAGPALSLIIPGQKDISNPEGQDLFMQNTHFGWIIGGAISVQRKNNNSKPNPKMCHITTTQALQQLTKTWAMEEGPKQKHLSEEEMACELHYKNHTKRNKDGSYVVALPFNSKKSLIGETRTRAMNRLKSLENKFKRNPEFAEQYKVIIQEYLDLGHMELSTGSTDAEGFYLPHHAVVKESSNTTKLRIVFDGSAKSSSGISLNDTLLTGATLQKPIFIHLIRFRLHPIILIGDLEKMFRYVWVRPEDRKYLKILWRDQTGEVRDYQLTIDTFGTTAATFLAVRSLVQVAEDERSNFPEAADIIKEQFYVDDLIAGTDTVNKAIKIRNDLTELLKRGGFNIRQWASNNSEVLKGIPEEHINKKLQIEVDPMLKTLGIHWQTQSDDLTYTFNKLPINVTMRVILAEIAKIFDPLGLLGPVILAARLILQECWRQEITWDQELPTYIQNAWTSYASEFNSINQVLYNRPLVLLDTCDIQIHGFADASEKAYGACIYLRRTASSGDVRTNLLCAKTKVAPLQTQTLARLELCAALMLANLYDTIKELLPTQLSRVIFWSDSTIALHWIKTPPYQLKTFVANRVSQIQEKTPITSWRHIKSEDNPADASSRGLTPEEFVDNSLWPSGPTWLKYPENDWPISIISTPIEDNERKKLTCLTTCVKTSSLDDSFIKFFSSASNLHRAIARILRLSKNNKYTGEYTLEELRQSQVKIIKLIQNIHFTKDIHNLKHKKEIHENSKLKHLSPFFDDYEIIRVGGRLNHANISYNQKHPIILPQSHPYTTLIIQEAHQRHFHAGPQTTLYVVRRNFWPLNGRNEVKRVTYRCVRCRKSNPQTAIYPMGELPKERVTQTRPFHHTGVDYCGPFYIKEKKHRNRGRVKVYVAVFVCLAVKATHFEVVSDLTSEGFIAALRRFISRRGKCYSIHSDNGTNFVGANNQLKEIYQQINSEEHQQKVHRYLTEEGIQ comes from the coding sequence ATGGTTACTGCCTTAGTCAATattatcgataaaaataaacgtccAATACGCTGCAAGACATTGCTCGATACAGCAGCAACGTCCAACCTTATTACGGAGCGATTAGCTACATCTTTAAACCTACCAAAACAAAAATGCTCTCTTGCTGTTGGTGGACTTGGTGATATTCAAACATCAACATCATTCAAAATCACGGCAACCATCCAATCAAGATACAGTAACTTCGAAAAGACATTAGAATTCTTTTCAGTTCCTGAAATAACTAAACAAGATCCAGTGAACTATATtgacaaaacaaaaataccAATATCCAATAAGATAAAGCTAGCTGATCCAACATTCAATATCCCAAGTAACATTGACTTACTTATTGGTGCAGGACCAGCATTATCATTAATCATACCTGGACAAAAGGATATTTCAAATCCTGAAGGGCAAGATTTATTCATGCAAAATACACATTTTGGTTGGATCATCGGTGGTGCAATATCAGttcaaagaaaaaacaataattcaaAACCAAATCCAAAAATGTGTCATATTACGACCACACAAGCTCTCCAACAACTCACAAAGACTTGGGCCATGGAAGAAGGTCCAAAACAAAAACACCTGTCAGAGGAAGAGATGGCATGTGAACTACATTACAAAAATCATACAAAGCGAAACAAAGACGGAAGTTACGTGGTAGCACTTCCATTCAACTCCAAGAAATCTCTCATCGGTGAAACTCGGACTCGAGCTATGAACCGATTAAAATCTCTTGAAAACAAATTCAAAAGAAATCCAGAATTCGCTGAACAATATAAGGTTATTATCCAAGAATACCTAGATCTAGGACATATGGAACTATCAACGGGCTCAACTGATGCTGAAGGATTCTACCTTCCACATCATGCGGTCGTGAAAGAATCAAGCAACACTACAAAACTACGAATCGTATTTGATGGATCTGCCAAGTCAAGCTCTGGAATATCATTAAATGATACGCTGCTAACAGGAGCCACACTACAAAAACCAATTTTCATTCACCTAATTCGTTTTCGATTACACCCAATTATTCTTATAGGTGATTTGGAAAAGATGTTTCGTTATGTCTGGGTAAGACCAGAAGACCGTAAATATCTTAAAATCTTATGGAGAGATCAAACAGGAGAAGTCAGGGACTATCAATTGACGATAGATACATTTGGCACTACAGCAGCAACGTTCCTGGCAGTCAGAAGTCTTGTGCAAGTAGCCGAGGATGAAAGAAGTAACTTTCCAGAAGCAGCAGACATCATCAAGGAGCAATTCTACGTCGATGACTTAATCGCAGGTACTGATACTGTTAATAAagcaataaaaattagaaacgATTTAACTGAACTACTAAAACGAGGTGGTTTTAATATACGACAATGGGCTTCAAATAATTCAGAAGTCCTGAAAGGAATTCCAGAAGAAcacatcaataaaaaactacaaattGAAGTAGATCCAATGCTAAAAACTTTAGGTATACATTGGCAAACGCAATCAGATGATTTAACTTATACCTTTAATAAGTTACCAATCAACGTAACCATGAGAGTAATCTTAGCTGAAATAGCTAAGATATTTGATCCACTAGGATTATTGGGACCGGTAATTTTAGCCGCGCGGTTAATTCTTCAAGAATGCTGGCGTCAAGAAATTACCTGGGACCAAGAACTTCCAACTTATATACAAAATGCTTGGACGTCATATGCATCTGAATTCAATAGCattaatcaagttttatacaATCGTCCACTGGTACTGCTAGACACCTGCGATATCCAAATACATGGGTTTGCAGATGCCAGTGAAAAGGCCTATGGTGCATGTATATACTTAAGGCGGACGGCATCATCGGGTGACGTAAGAACGAATCTATTGTGTGCTAAAACCAAAGTTGCACCTCTACAAACTCAAACATTAGCACGATTAGAGCTTTGTGCAGCTCTCATGTTAGCTAATCTATATGATACTATAAAAGAACTTTTACCTACTCAATTATCCAGGGTTATATTCTGGTCAGACTCAACAATAGCTCTTCATTGGATCAAGACACCTCCATACCAGTTGAAAACATTTGTTGCAAATCGAGTATCTCAGATACAAGAAAAAACACCTATTACTAGTTGGAGACACATTAAGTCTGAAGATAATCCTGCAGACGCGTCTTCAAGAGGACTAACACCAGAGGAATTCGTAGATAATTCACTTTGGCCTTCTGGCCCAACCTGGCTAAAGTATCCAGAGAACGACTGGCCTATATCAATAATATCTACTCCAATCGAAGACAATGAAAGGAAAAAACTCACTTGTCTTACAACTTGCGTAAAAACAAGTTCACTTGATGATTCATTCATCAAATTCTTCAGTTCAGCAAGTAATCTACATCGTGCAATTGCCCGCATCTTGCGTTTGAGTAAAAACAATAAGTATACTGGTGAATATACTCTCGAGGAACTTCGTCAGTCTCaggtaaaaattatcaagttaatacaaaatatacaCTTTACGAAAGATATTCACAACTTGAAACATAAAAAGGAAATACACGAAAACAGTAAATTAAAACATCTTAGTCCATTTTTTGATGACTACGAGATAATTCGGGTTGGTGGAAGACTAAATCATGCAAACATTTCATACAATCAAAAACATCCGATAATTTTACCTCAATCACATCCATATACAACCTTGATTATCCAAGAAGCCCATCAAAGGCACTTCCACGCCGGTCCTCAGACAACTTTGTATGTTGTGAGGAGAAACTTCTGGCCGTTAAACGGTCGAAACGAAGTTAAGAGAGTAACATATCGTTGCGTAAGATGCAGAAAATCAAATCCTCAAACAGCTATTTACCCAATGGGAGAGCTGCCGAAAGAGCGTGTCACACAAACTCGTCCTTTTCATCATACTGGTGTAGATTACTGCGGTCCATTTTACATCAAGGAGAAGAAACATCGCAATCGTGGCCGAGTCAAAGTGTATGTAGCTGTTTTTGTCTGTCTAGCAGTCAAAGCTACACACTTTGAGGTGGTCAGTGATCTGACCAGTGAGGGATTTATAGCAGCATTGCGGAGATTCATATCACGTCGAGGCAAGTGTTACAGCATTCATTCAGATAACGGAACCAACTTCGTTGGTGCCAATAATCAACTAAAAGAGATctatcaacaaattaattcagAGGAACATCAACAGAAAGTACATAGATATCTTACAGAAGAAGGAATCCAGTGA
- the LOC130670473 gene encoding uncharacterized protein LOC130670473, whose translation MSHAFRRGQLKAAITKFETFLSGFTDTPINQAKLQQRINNLKEIFNILPEITMHLATKEPEGGHNTIEEEMMEDYMDILAQAELERNLSNQEANRDNAHTPAVLDTSNHNYNLTKMPKRELRKFDGKLEEWKSFYQWFNANVHDRVGISDSTHMSYLQDTLIGEAAKTIAGLEATNENYKEAMELLKATYNNEEAIITRHFELLTAIPKLQNNSGDAIRQLVNETLVHVRGMKVLGEPTDKWDVPLLFHTISKLDSSTKREWYRRKNNNKKRTFNELIEFLREEAMKSQTNLNKDNKAVSNPSKPITNNPDKTTQQKQKQVFTMMIFKNCPICKQDGHATYRCDKLLNLSVPQRINAVKNANLCFNCLRNNHKTNDCNKANCFKCGKVHHTLLHLHKPETKEDERND comes from the coding sequence atgTCACATGCATTTAGGCGTGGTCAGCTTAAAGCTGCTATTACTAAATTTGAGACATTTCTCAGTGGTTTCACTGACACACCAATCAACCAAGCAAAACTCCAACAGAGAATCAACAATCTTAAAGAAATATTCAATATACTTCCAGAGATTACAATGCATCTTGCAACAAAAGAACCTGAAGGTGGTCATAATACAATAGAAGAAGAAATGATGGAAGATTACATGGATATTTTGGCTCAAGCAGAGCTCGAAAGAAACTTAAGCAATCAAGAAGCAAATCGCGATAATGCACATACTCCAGCAGTATTAGACACAagtaatcataattataatctaACTAAAATGCCCAAACGAGAATTACGTAAATTTGACGGCAAACTGGAAGAATGGAAATCATTTTATCAATGGTTTAATGCTAACGTACATGATCGTGTTGGCATTTCAGACAGTACTCATATGTCCTATTTACAGGATACTTTAATTGGTGAAGCAGCAAAAACTATAGCTGGTCTTGAAGCAactaatgaaaattataaagaagCAATGGAACTTTTAAAGGCAACTTACAATAATGAAGAAGCGATTATCACGCGTCATTTTGAACTACTCACAGCAATACccaaattacaaaataattcagGCGATGCAATCAGACAATTAGTGAATGAAACGTTAGTGCATGTGCGTGGTATGAAAGTTCTAGGTGAACCGACCGATAAATGGGACGTGCCATTACTATTTCACACTATCTCAAAATTAGATAGTTCAACTAAACGAGAGTGGTATCgcagaaaaaacaataataagaaACGCACCTTTAATGAGTTAATTGAATTTCTCCGAGAAGAGGCGATGAAATCACAAACCAACCTAAACAAAGACAATAAAGCAGTATCAAACCCAAGTAAACCAATAACCAACAATCCAGATAAAACTAcacaacaaaaacaaaaacaagtATTCAcaatgatgatttttaaaaattgtccaATTTGCAAACAAGATGGACACGCAACATACAGGTGTGATAAGTTACTTAATTTATCTGTACCACAACGGATCAATGCCGTTAAAAATGCTAATCTATGCTTCAACTGTCTTCGAAACAATCATAAAACTAATGATTGTAATAAAGCTAATTGTTTTAAGTGTGGTAAGGTCCATCACACGTTACTACATCTACATAAACCAGAAACCAAGGAAGACGAAAGGAACGATTGA